From Streptomyces chrestomyceticus JCM 4735, one genomic window encodes:
- a CDS encoding GOLPH3/VPS74 family protein has product MTTPRDLQIVAVLASKDAAEPRPVDPGDLSLALAGAEVIDLLRAGALTLDGDRIVPDDRDRRAPADRLLDAAASALVRQAPHESVEDWLWRRGRGLSAVYRAALTQEGTLTRERRRLPFLKGRTTVAASAARSHAADRWASGEPVLAALAAAAGMREAPADDALSGTDDAVVTVLAAVNEAVVELEGVRQRRSVEQAAFDNIWRGV; this is encoded by the coding sequence ATGACCACACCGCGGGACCTCCAGATCGTCGCCGTGCTCGCCTCCAAGGACGCGGCTGAACCCCGCCCGGTGGACCCGGGCGATCTCTCCCTCGCCCTGGCGGGAGCCGAGGTGATCGACCTCCTGCGCGCCGGGGCCCTCACCCTGGACGGCGACCGCATCGTTCCCGACGACCGCGACCGGAGAGCGCCGGCCGACCGCCTGCTGGACGCGGCGGCGTCGGCGCTCGTCCGGCAGGCGCCCCACGAGTCGGTCGAGGACTGGCTGTGGCGCCGGGGCCGCGGCCTGTCGGCGGTCTACCGGGCCGCCCTGACACAAGAGGGAACCCTGACCCGCGAGCGCCGTCGGCTTCCGTTCCTCAAGGGCCGGACGACGGTGGCCGCCTCGGCCGCCCGCAGCCACGCGGCCGACCGCTGGGCCTCGGGCGAACCCGTCCTCGCCGCTCTCGCGGCGGCGGCCGGAATGCGCGAAGCGCCGGCCGACGACGCCCTGAGCGGGACCGACGACGCGGTCGTGACCGTCCTCGCCGCCGTCAACGAGGCAGTGGTGGAGCTGGAGGGCGTACGGCAACGACGCTCCGTCGAGCAGGCGGCCTTCGACAACATCTGGCGAGGCGTGTGA